TTTGTACCAACGTCTGCCAAAGCGTGGCTTCAGCAAGCCGAACCGCAAGGCATTCGCTGTCATCAACCTGGGCCTGATCCAGAAATTCATCGATCTCGGCAAACTTGACGCAGCGTCGATCACCGAAGACAGCCTGGTCGAATCGGGTGTTGTACGTCGCAAGCTGGACGGTATCCGCGTTCTGGCCAAAGGCGAAATCACTGCGAAAGCCAATATTGCAGTCACCGGCGCGTCAAAATCCGCCGTTGAGGCCGTAGAAAAGGCTGGCGGCGCGCTGACCTTGGTCGCAAAAGCAGCCGCAGCTGAGTAAGCGCTTGTGAGCGGCAACAATGCCGCTTACATAGTCTCCAGTTTTCCAATTAACGCCGCCCAAGCCGGAAAATGGCTTTGGGCGGCGTTTTCGCAACAAAGAGACCTTTTTCATGGT
This portion of the Parasedimentitalea marina genome encodes:
- the rplO gene encoding 50S ribosomal protein L15 produces the protein MRLNELSDNPGATKKRKRIGRGPGSGTGKMGGRGIKGQKSRSGVAINGYEGGQMPLYQRLPKRGFSKPNRKAFAVINLGLIQKFIDLGKLDAASITEDSLVESGVVRRKLDGIRVLAKGEITAKANIAVTGASKSAVEAVEKAGGALTLVAKAAAAE